One Miscanthus floridulus cultivar M001 chromosome 11, ASM1932011v1, whole genome shotgun sequence DNA window includes the following coding sequences:
- the LOC136491451 gene encoding uncharacterized protein isoform X4 — protein MDIDCISLPAAAAAVARPWIHGAPPPSVLSPGTKCRTPAPPQPLSAPHRPSNVPLYRSPGSRGGPAGGHGRQLDPPPSVPILKVHAATRTIPTPTASASDDDDLDAHGCGHCCTVARTRAGGGANPRHRTCGRHSPPPLRPPQAAAHPLPLPPPPTRPYVIPASLPSSTCNVLRLRWISPDSGAAEWKASHVPVATGKWLAHVGVAPPFFVRQRRSLATKAGFGWGLSCDDETLSSETFITNSPSASSGPCTSTRLLHQAGDYHDLARAMRHLN, from the exons ATGGACATCGACTGCATCTcgctgcccgccgccgccgccgcagtcgCCCGGCCCTGGATCCACGGCGCACCCCCGCCTTCGGTCCTCTCTCCCGGGACAAAGTGCCGGACCCCGGCGCCGCCCCAGCCTCTATCCGCACCGCACCGTCCATCCAACGTCCCCCTCTACCGGAGCCCAGGGAGCAGAGGTGGGCCGGCGGGCGGCCATGGACGTCAACTAGATCCGCCGCCGTCGGTGCCCATCCTGAAGGTCCACGCCGCCACCCGCACCATCCCGACGCCCACGGCCTCCGCCTCCGATGACGACGACCTCGATGCCCACGGCTGCGGCCACTGCTGCACCGTGGCTCGCACCCGCGCCGGAGGCGGAGCTAACCCTCGACACCGTACCTGCGGCCGCCACTCCCCGCCTCCACTTCGGCCCCCGCAGGCAGCAGCACATCCGCTTCCCCTCCCTCCGCCTCCTACGCGTCCGTACGTCATCCCTGCTTCCCTCCCTTCATCAACGTGTAATGTGTTGAGGCTGCGCTGGATCTCGCCGGATAGCGGAGCTGCGGAGTGGAAGGCGAGTCATGTTCCGGTGGCAACTGGCAAGTGGCTCGCGCACGTCGGCGTCGCTCCTCCATTTTTCGTGAGACAGAGGAGATCCCTGGCAACAAAG GCAGGATTCGGATGGGGCCTCTCTTGCGATGATGAAACCCTCAGCAGCGAGACCTTCATCACCAATTCACCATCAGCATCATCAGGGCCTTGCACGTCTACAAG ACTACTCCACCAGGCTGGCGACTACCACGACTTGGCCCGCGCGATGAG GCATCTGAACTGA
- the LOC136491451 gene encoding uncharacterized protein isoform X5, with the protein MDIDCISLPAAAAAVARPWIHGAPPPSVLSPGTKCRTPAPPQPLSAPHRPSNVPLYRSPGSRGGPAGGHGRQLDPPPSVPILKVHAATRTIPTPTASASDDDDLDAHGCGHCCTVARTRAGGGANPRHRTCGRHSPPPLRPPQAAAHPLPLPPPPTRPYVIPASLPSSTCNVLRLRWISPDSGAAEWKASHVPVATGKWLAHVGVAPPFFVRQRRSLATKDSDGASLAMMKPSAARPSSPIHHQHHQGLARLQDYSTRLATTTTWPAR; encoded by the exons ATGGACATCGACTGCATCTcgctgcccgccgccgccgccgcagtcgCCCGGCCCTGGATCCACGGCGCACCCCCGCCTTCGGTCCTCTCTCCCGGGACAAAGTGCCGGACCCCGGCGCCGCCCCAGCCTCTATCCGCACCGCACCGTCCATCCAACGTCCCCCTCTACCGGAGCCCAGGGAGCAGAGGTGGGCCGGCGGGCGGCCATGGACGTCAACTAGATCCGCCGCCGTCGGTGCCCATCCTGAAGGTCCACGCCGCCACCCGCACCATCCCGACGCCCACGGCCTCCGCCTCCGATGACGACGACCTCGATGCCCACGGCTGCGGCCACTGCTGCACCGTGGCTCGCACCCGCGCCGGAGGCGGAGCTAACCCTCGACACCGTACCTGCGGCCGCCACTCCCCGCCTCCACTTCGGCCCCCGCAGGCAGCAGCACATCCGCTTCCCCTCCCTCCGCCTCCTACGCGTCCGTACGTCATCCCTGCTTCCCTCCCTTCATCAACGTGTAATGTGTTGAGGCTGCGCTGGATCTCGCCGGATAGCGGAGCTGCGGAGTGGAAGGCGAGTCATGTTCCGGTGGCAACTGGCAAGTGGCTCGCGCACGTCGGCGTCGCTCCTCCATTTTTCGTGAGACAGAGGAGATCCCTGGCAACAAAG GATTCGGATGGGGCCTCTCTTGCGATGATGAAACCCTCAGCAGCGAGACCTTCATCACCAATTCACCATCAGCATCATCAGGGCCTTGCACGTCTACAAG ACTACTCCACCAGGCTGGCGACTACCACGACTTGGCCCGCGCGATGA
- the LOC136491451 gene encoding uncharacterized protein isoform X2, which yields MDIDCISLPAAAAAVARPWIHGAPPPSVLSPGTKCRTPAPPQPLSAPHRPSNVPLYRSPGSRGGPAGGHGRQLDPPPSVPILKVHAATRTIPTPTASASDDDDLDAHGCGHCCTVARTRAGGGANPRHRTCGRHSPPPLRPPQAAAHPLPLPPPPTRPYVIPASLPSSTCNVLRLRWISPDSGAAEWKASHVPVATGKWLAHVGVAPPFFVRQRRSLATKAGFGWGLSCDDETLSSETFITNSPSASSGPCTSTRLLHQAGDYHDLARAMRIIAGSSHLTYFHVVWDENKSTTH from the exons ATGGACATCGACTGCATCTcgctgcccgccgccgccgccgcagtcgCCCGGCCCTGGATCCACGGCGCACCCCCGCCTTCGGTCCTCTCTCCCGGGACAAAGTGCCGGACCCCGGCGCCGCCCCAGCCTCTATCCGCACCGCACCGTCCATCCAACGTCCCCCTCTACCGGAGCCCAGGGAGCAGAGGTGGGCCGGCGGGCGGCCATGGACGTCAACTAGATCCGCCGCCGTCGGTGCCCATCCTGAAGGTCCACGCCGCCACCCGCACCATCCCGACGCCCACGGCCTCCGCCTCCGATGACGACGACCTCGATGCCCACGGCTGCGGCCACTGCTGCACCGTGGCTCGCACCCGCGCCGGAGGCGGAGCTAACCCTCGACACCGTACCTGCGGCCGCCACTCCCCGCCTCCACTTCGGCCCCCGCAGGCAGCAGCACATCCGCTTCCCCTCCCTCCGCCTCCTACGCGTCCGTACGTCATCCCTGCTTCCCTCCCTTCATCAACGTGTAATGTGTTGAGGCTGCGCTGGATCTCGCCGGATAGCGGAGCTGCGGAGTGGAAGGCGAGTCATGTTCCGGTGGCAACTGGCAAGTGGCTCGCGCACGTCGGCGTCGCTCCTCCATTTTTCGTGAGACAGAGGAGATCCCTGGCAACAAAG GCAGGATTCGGATGGGGCCTCTCTTGCGATGATGAAACCCTCAGCAGCGAGACCTTCATCACCAATTCACCATCAGCATCATCAGGGCCTTGCACGTCTACAAG ACTACTCCACCAGGCTGGCGACTACCACGACTTGGCCCGCGCGATGAG AATCATTGCAGGGAGCAGTCACCTCACTTATTTTCATGTTGTGTGGGATGAAAACAAAAGTACCACTCATTGA
- the LOC136491451 gene encoding uncharacterized protein isoform X3: MDIDCISLPAAAAAVARPWIHGAPPPSVLSPGTKCRTPAPPQPLSAPHRPSNVPLYRSPGSRGGPAGGHGRQLDPPPSVPILKVHAATRTIPTPTASASDDDDLDAHGCGHCCTVARTRAGGGANPRHRTCGRHSPPPLRPPQAAAHPLPLPPPPTRPYVIPASLPSSTCNVLRLRWISPDSGAAEWKASHVPVATGKWLAHVGVAPPFFVRQRRSLATKAGFGWGLSCDDETLSSETFITNSPSASSGPCTSTRLLHQAGDYHDLARAMSLLVLPRWRLINVTKSGL; the protein is encoded by the exons ATGGACATCGACTGCATCTcgctgcccgccgccgccgccgcagtcgCCCGGCCCTGGATCCACGGCGCACCCCCGCCTTCGGTCCTCTCTCCCGGGACAAAGTGCCGGACCCCGGCGCCGCCCCAGCCTCTATCCGCACCGCACCGTCCATCCAACGTCCCCCTCTACCGGAGCCCAGGGAGCAGAGGTGGGCCGGCGGGCGGCCATGGACGTCAACTAGATCCGCCGCCGTCGGTGCCCATCCTGAAGGTCCACGCCGCCACCCGCACCATCCCGACGCCCACGGCCTCCGCCTCCGATGACGACGACCTCGATGCCCACGGCTGCGGCCACTGCTGCACCGTGGCTCGCACCCGCGCCGGAGGCGGAGCTAACCCTCGACACCGTACCTGCGGCCGCCACTCCCCGCCTCCACTTCGGCCCCCGCAGGCAGCAGCACATCCGCTTCCCCTCCCTCCGCCTCCTACGCGTCCGTACGTCATCCCTGCTTCCCTCCCTTCATCAACGTGTAATGTGTTGAGGCTGCGCTGGATCTCGCCGGATAGCGGAGCTGCGGAGTGGAAGGCGAGTCATGTTCCGGTGGCAACTGGCAAGTGGCTCGCGCACGTCGGCGTCGCTCCTCCATTTTTCGTGAGACAGAGGAGATCCCTGGCAACAAAG GCAGGATTCGGATGGGGCCTCTCTTGCGATGATGAAACCCTCAGCAGCGAGACCTTCATCACCAATTCACCATCAGCATCATCAGGGCCTTGCACGTCTACAAG ACTACTCCACCAGGCTGGCGACTACCACGACTTGGCCCGCGCGATGAG CTTGCTCGTCTTGCCGAGGTGGAGGTTAATCAATGTAACAAAATCCGGCCTGTGA
- the LOC136491451 gene encoding uncharacterized protein isoform X1, translated as MDIDCISLPAAAAAVARPWIHGAPPPSVLSPGTKCRTPAPPQPLSAPHRPSNVPLYRSPGSRGGPAGGHGRQLDPPPSVPILKVHAATRTIPTPTASASDDDDLDAHGCGHCCTVARTRAGGGANPRHRTCGRHSPPPLRPPQAAAHPLPLPPPPTRPYVIPASLPSSTCNVLRLRWISPDSGAAEWKASHVPVATGKWLAHVGVAPPFFVRQRRSLATKAGFGWGLSCDDETLSSETFITNSPSASSGPCTSTRLLHQAGDYHDLARAMRLVNSFFLCVCLVLGEKGILSLHGHFKW; from the exons ATGGACATCGACTGCATCTcgctgcccgccgccgccgccgcagtcgCCCGGCCCTGGATCCACGGCGCACCCCCGCCTTCGGTCCTCTCTCCCGGGACAAAGTGCCGGACCCCGGCGCCGCCCCAGCCTCTATCCGCACCGCACCGTCCATCCAACGTCCCCCTCTACCGGAGCCCAGGGAGCAGAGGTGGGCCGGCGGGCGGCCATGGACGTCAACTAGATCCGCCGCCGTCGGTGCCCATCCTGAAGGTCCACGCCGCCACCCGCACCATCCCGACGCCCACGGCCTCCGCCTCCGATGACGACGACCTCGATGCCCACGGCTGCGGCCACTGCTGCACCGTGGCTCGCACCCGCGCCGGAGGCGGAGCTAACCCTCGACACCGTACCTGCGGCCGCCACTCCCCGCCTCCACTTCGGCCCCCGCAGGCAGCAGCACATCCGCTTCCCCTCCCTCCGCCTCCTACGCGTCCGTACGTCATCCCTGCTTCCCTCCCTTCATCAACGTGTAATGTGTTGAGGCTGCGCTGGATCTCGCCGGATAGCGGAGCTGCGGAGTGGAAGGCGAGTCATGTTCCGGTGGCAACTGGCAAGTGGCTCGCGCACGTCGGCGTCGCTCCTCCATTTTTCGTGAGACAGAGGAGATCCCTGGCAACAAAG GCAGGATTCGGATGGGGCCTCTCTTGCGATGATGAAACCCTCAGCAGCGAGACCTTCATCACCAATTCACCATCAGCATCATCAGGGCCTTGCACGTCTACAAG ACTACTCCACCAGGCTGGCGACTACCACGACTTGGCCCGCGCGATGAGGTTGGTCAATTCAttctttttgtgtgtgtgtttggTGTTGGGTGAGAAAGGGATCCTGTCTTTGCATGGGCATTTTAAATGGTAG